One region of Triticum aestivum cultivar Chinese Spring chromosome 6B, IWGSC CS RefSeq v2.1, whole genome shotgun sequence genomic DNA includes:
- the LOC123133637 gene encoding BTB/POZ and MATH domain-containing protein 2-like: MAFAGASLVANGMLCASTKSAVDSGADSGYHLLVVEGYSRTKETTPNGKWIGSRPFIVGGRRWTIDYSPNGDNSEDEEFISVLLVLDEDIKQSVKVQYVLSFIDQPELRVPKHIRQSEPVCFYKQCDVHGQFRFMKREVFERSKHLKNDGFVLRCDLVVLMSDGDTEEQGAGTNALPFNELSPPSDLQSHFGDLLLSKEGADITFEVGGDKFAAHRCVLAARSAVFKAQLSGAKDKSSVVKISDIKADVFAGLLTFIYTDAVPEFVDMEADDDDDEVIYATRLLQFLEAAERYDLQRLKSICEEKLAGFICAKTVADIIVVAEQRQCCGLKKACLEFIKADPSLHAAFAAGGLGQITGTRSPSLLKRLLSKFGLLKL, from the coding sequence ATGGCTTTCGCTGGCGCATCTCTCGTCGCCAACGGCATGCTGTGCGCCTCCACCAAGTCGGCCGTCGACTCCGGCGCCGACAGCGGGTATCACTTGCTAGTTGTCGAAGGCTACTCGCGCACTAAAGAGACAACTCCCAACGGCAAGTGGATCGGGTCTCGTCCTTTCATTGTTGGAGGCCGTCGCTGGACCATCGACTACAGCCCTAATGGCGATAACTCGGAAGATGAAGAATTTATATCGGTTTTGCTTGTCCTTGACGAGGACATCAAGCAGAGCGTGAAGGTTCAGTATGTCTTAAGTTTCATCGACCAGCCTGAGTTGCGGGTGCCAAAGCACATACGCCAAAGTGAACCAGTTTGCTTCTACAAACAATGTGATGTTCATGGCCAGTTTAGATTCATGAAAAGGGAGGTTTTTGAAAGATCAAAACATCTCAAGAACGACGGCTTCGTCCTCCGGTGCGACCTTGTTGTCCTGATGTCGGATGGGGATACCGAGGAGCAGGGCGCCGGCACCAACGCTCTTCCGTTCAATGAACTGTCACCACCGTCCGACTTGCAGAGCCATTTTGGCGATCTCCTCCTGAGCAAGGAGGGTGCTGACATTACGTTTGAGGTTGGCGGCGACAAGTTTGCTGCACACCGGTGCGTGCTTGCAGCCCGATCCGCCGTCTTCAAGGCACAGCTCTCTGGTGCCAAGGATAAATCGAGTGTCGTCAAGATAAGCGACATCAAAGCCGACGTCTTCGCGGGCTTGCTTACTTTCATCTACACTGATGCAGTGCCCGAATTTGTTGACATGGAAGcagacgatgacgatgatgaagttATATATGCAACTCGGCTGCTGCAGTTCCTCGAAGCTGCGGAAAGATATGATCTCCAGAGGCTCAAATCGATCTGTGAAGAGAAGTTGGCCGGTTTCATATGCGCAAAAACTGTGGCAGACATCATTGTCGTGGCTGAGCAGAGACAGTGCTGTGGGTTGAAGAAGGCCTGCTTGGAGTTCATCAAAGCCGACCCAAGTTTACACGCAGCTTTCGCGGCTGGTGGCCTGGGGCAGATAACCGGGACCCGTAGTCCCTCCCTTCTCAAGCGGCTGCTCTCCAAGTTCGGTTTGCTGAAACTCTAA
- the LOC123133636 gene encoding uncharacterized protein gives MRLGQAAVALLDTPTGFALFSVNGRICSGPQKLWTWFIMDNVATEIILFLEYIKVDDKSAVMGVDGPGERLAYSIRRHCKHIPQLVVEDENLRAAIIKSNLGVDCYDDKDVIHELMWGLRNMMPYFVRKETHNSTREYLLPLCQGFKDCVNRFGISISAEAIDKNFIAYVGSLDRCDAILKHAAKTVRETCDKLVPDIGRIIEDDKLYAEVMAKILTPIAVIEWHPSIKRLPVDVVQKIEAADTAADDAREQVDYDMFCLINECLRILKLYPGWIKELLQKIKRLVDKSSGRQKRSRTVVAGQASDDCSCANGVCAKKLRAVKGKLGVETLGDLLLSKESADITFEVGGDKFSAHQSVLAARSTVFKAQLIGAINDDTTASSVVKIDDMKANVFRALLTFIYTEEIPKFEIADKTDDTKEDETEQDWLLQLLEAAERYDLQWLKSICEEKLGNTIREDTVADIIVVAERRRCPWLKAACLDFIETHTSLHTVFTAGGLEKIIRTCSPSVLKELISKFQTYIRG, from the coding sequence ATGAGACTGGGTCAAGCTGCGGTGGCACTACTGGACACTCCCACAGGTTTCGCTTTATTCAGTGTTAATGGTAGGATATGTTCCGGGCCGCAGAAGCTCTGGACGTGGTTTATCATGGATAACGTTGCCACGGAAATTATCTTATTCCTCGAGTACATCAAGGTTGATGACAAGTCTGCTGTGATGGGCGTCGATGGTCCTGGGGAGAGGCTCGCTTATTCAATCAGGAGGCACTGCAAACACATACCACAGCTGGTTGTCGAGGATGAAAATCTCAGGGCTGCTATCATCAAGTCCAATCTGGGAGTCGATTGCTACGACGACAAGGACGTTATCCACGAACTGATGTGGGGGTTGAGGAATATGATGCCGTATTTTGTGCGTAAAGAAACACACAACAGCACTCGTGAGTACCTTCTCCCGTTATGCCAAGGGTTTAAAGATTGCGTGAATAGATTTGGAATCAGTATTTCTGCAGAAGCAATTGATAAAAACTTCATAGCGTATGTTGGTTCATTGGATCGATGCGATGCAATATTAAAGCATGCAGCCAAGACGGTGCGTGAGACATGTGACAAGCTGGTTCCGGATATCGGTCGAATTATCGAGGATGACAAGCTCTATGCAGAAGTTATGGCGAAGATTCTGACCCCTATCGCGGTGATAGAATGGCATCCCTCCATCAAGCGGTTGCCCGTTGATGTGGTGCAGAAGATAGAGGCTGCAGATACTGCAGCAGATGATGCACGAGAACAAGTTGATTATGACATGTTTTGTCTAATAAATGAATGCCTTCGTATCCTTAAGCTTTACCCTGGATGGATAAAGGAGTTGCTTCAGAAAATCAAGCGTTTGGTTGATAAGTCTTCTGGACGCCAAAAGAGGAGCCGCACAGTGGTAGCTGGACAGGCAAGCGACGACTGCTCTTGTGCTAATGGTGTGTGTGCTAAGAAACTGAGGGCCGTTAAGGGGAAGCTTGGTGTTGAAACCCTTGGTGATCTCCTCCTGAGCAAGGAGAGTGCTGATATTACCTTTGAGGTTGGTGGCGACAAGTTCTCTGCGCACCAGTCCGTGCTTGCAGCCCGATCGACGGTCTTCAAGGCACAGCTCATTGGCGCCATCAATGACGACACTACGGCATCAAGTGTCGTCAAGATAGATGACATGAAAGCAAACGTCTTCAGGGCCTTGCTTACTTTCATCTACACTGAAGAAATTCCCAAATTTGAGATTGCGGACAAGACAGATGATACAAAAGAGGATGAAACGGAACAAGACTGGCTGCTGCAGCTCCTTGAAGCCGCGGAACGATATGATCTCCAATGGTTGAAGTCAATCTGTGAAGAGAAGTTGGGCAATACGATCCGCGAAGACACGGTGGCAGACATTATTGTCGTGGCTGAGCGGAGACGCTGCCCCTGGTTGAAGGCGGCTTGCTTGGACTTCATCGAAACTCACACAAGTTTGCACACAGTTTTCACGGCTGGTGGATTGGAGAAAATAATCAGGACCTGCAGCCCCTCTGTTCTCAAGGAGCTTATCTCCAAGTTCCAAACCTATATAAGAGGGTGA